The DNA window aaatttttctattttttccccTCATTCCTTGTATGTTAACGAATGCTTAAATGTATGCGCAATGTACATGTACCGGTACGCGTGCGTGTACGTGTACGTTTACACATATTCATGGACTATACTATTGAACGAACTAGAAATTTGTATGAAGCACCTCATATAATTAGAGGACTAATGCAAGTCTATTCCTTATAATACTGAACAAATGGAATGCTTGttaagttttttatattaatttcattaattttaaaaaaatatgaagcgAGAATTATGtagttatatgtattaacagagcatatatgtaaacgAGGAAATGCAAGGAAAGAGTATGAACATTGGAAGGGAAAAAAcggaaaaagaatataacaaaaaaaaaaaaaaaaaaaaaaaaaaaaaaaaatacaatcgaatttaatattgaaatagggtccttttaaaattattttttttttttatcaaatgcgcgttttccatttttatataatctttagtgtatttgtaaaaatgttcattcacaaatatttttgataGCATTAACGCGCgtttaaatgtatacattatgtatgtacatatataagtacatatgcttgtacatacatatgcatatatgaatGCATACGcgtatatacttatataccTGTATGATTTCCCCCCATTGCATTTACTTTCATGCGGCTATTTTTAAACAGGAAAAATGTTAATGAGACAAAAATTTAACTCATAATTTTATGATGAATTGGAATTAGCATGCGAAATTGCGATAAAGATACAagcgtatatgtatgtatatttatatgtaaacacctaagtatataaatacatgtatacacatatatatatatatatatatatatatatatatatatatatatatttatgcctGTATGCAGCATGTAATTCCTCGCATAGTCTCTTCCGAATTTAAGCAAAACTGTTCGTATTTGTCGAAATATGAAAAGTAGTCccttgaaaaaattaaaactggGTGAAGGTGAGTACAAAATAGTTAATGAGTATGAACAAAACAGAAGAGTGGAAAAAGTAGgcataaaagaatataaggAAAAGAGAGATGTAGAAAGTCATAGCAGCAGATATAATTGGCTATATGACAAAATAAATGgcttatgtaaaaatttgaacgtatttaagaaaaatggaCAAAGGGAAAGGCGCAAAGAAAGAGAAGTAGGTGCAGTAGGCGTAGTAGATACAGAAGTAGATGTTTATGCGAATGTGGACGTGGATATACATATGGATGTAGAACAGGAAGAAAAgagaaagataaaaagaaaaggaataaaaagaTCTTACGATGATTATTCAAAAGTTAATAAGAGGGAGAAGGAGAAGATTAGCACAGAAGCAAAAACTTATCGCCAATCCTTTGAACATTTGTCCTTATTACAATCtttattatgtattcataaattttactCAAGGGATGTTAATGGTAAATGTGCAACTATTCCGGTAAAGGATAAAGAATACGAAAGGAGGGATATAAAcgcaaataataataaagatgtCGATCGTTATGATGATAGGAACAGTAGTATGTACGGAATAAAGGCTCAGAGTAAAGAACAGAAATGGTGGGAAAACgacaggaaaaaatataaagagaaagaattcattgaagaaaaatttaaagtgaaagaaaataatttaacataCAACAATATACATTGCGACAATATACAGTATGGAAATTTTGAGGACATTTTTGTCGATCTAGTAAATGAAAAGTGtggttttttttatatattcaatatagtattttttacaaatttaaaaaattattattatttcgtAGACATCgtcaatatattaaattatatgggTAATAACAAAAGTGCTGTCCATTCGGATGAAAAGAATAAGgacatattaatatatgaacaagttgccttatatatagaaaaattttataatatttttatgtacgAAAAGAGTAAAAGATCGATTAGTTTTTTACCAAACcaattttatgataaaataaaatgtaccAAGTTTGTATCATCTATACAAAATAACAGctattattatgatttagaagaaataaaaaaaaaattagaatttttaaaaaatgaaaaatcatATGAAGAAATTCTATTTATGTCCATGTATGAAtgtaataaaagaatatattgtCAATTAAGTAAAATACCGGAATTATTTCAAGACATATCAGAAATtagtaaatataacaaaaataattacgaACAAAGTGAAATTGTCAATTCTGAGTACAGTGATCAGCGGTTAAATGGtttatgtaaaaagaaaaccTTCTCCTTGTATAGCGAAAATCACTTTGCCGCTTCGTTAACGTACGACGATTTGAAGAACGGTGGTAATGATAGTAGTGCTAACGATAATAGTGCTAAGGATAATAGGGTTAATGATACTAGGGATAATGATAATAGTGCTAGTGATAATAGGGATAATGATAATAGCGCTAGTGATAATAGGGATAATGATAATAGTGCTATTGATAGTGCTCCATGTAGAGTACCACTGAAAAATGGTCGATCTTCAATGCACAGTCTCGATAGTGGTAAGTTTCATTTTGGAAGAAACCAACTGAGTAAACACAGTGCCAAGTTGTTCGGTCAACAAGTAGTAGGAAAACGTAAATCTATTGTCAGTAATGGAGTTCcaaataacaataattcGAACATAACTGGTGGTAATTTGTCGAATGAAAAGGggttatacataaaaaattttttaataaacttGTTTAAACCGTCAAATACTAGAGGTAGTGAAGATAATCAGAAAACTGTAATTTGTAGTGGAAATGAAAATGGAATAATGAATTTTGTAGAGAAAAAAGGCTTTCCCGAACATACGCTTAGAAAGGATATTAGTTTCTATTCGAAGGATAGGAGTGGCATGAACAGGAACGTGAAAAAGGACATGAACAACCCAATGAACAACCCAATGAACAACCCAATGAACAACCCAGTGAACAACCCAATGAACAACCCAATGAACAACCCAATGAACAACCCAATGAACAACCCAATGAACAACCCAGTGAACAACCCAGTGAACAACCCAGTGAACAACCCAGTGAACAAGGCACGAGATAGTCATGCTACTGAAGCAGGAGTTCTTCCCCCTTGTGTGGAAAAGGcgaaagaagaaaatggTCAACCCACAGATTTGTCTGAAACGAAATTGTGTGAATGCCCTTTAGAAGAGAATAGtaaggaagaaaaattaaatagcGGGCATGAGCTAACTAgatttgaaaataatgatgCATTAGTAAATATCAACATTGCACTTGTCGAGTCTACTATCAACGGATTagcaaataaaattatagagAATGATAAGCAAGTTTCtaatgaattaataaagCTGAAAAGCGAAAAAGATGATCAAGGTGAGCAAGTAAacgaagaaaataatttttccataAGTAATGATAACACGAATGATAGATTAATAACTGATCGACCAAGTGGAAATGATTATTTACTTAACAAGTCGGAGGAGATTTACCAAAATTATTGCAAAGATGAATGGGAAAAGAAATGCACAAATAAAATGGAGGAAGAGCAGAAGTTTGTAGTTGGGGATGAGCCGTGGGAAAAACTGGGTGGAAAATTAGTTGAAAAATTGGGAGAAGTACTGAGTAATGAATATGAGGAGCCTTTTGAATCTAATAGTGGGGGTAAATCGATGGACAATTATGAAGGTATTTGTGATGCTAGTCTTGTGGACAGATCAGTAGTTTATAATTCAGCAGAGTGTAAAAAGGTAGAAATAATTGACCTAAAAAAAGTGGAAGAGGAATACAGAGAAagtatattagaaaaaaaggatgaCTCATCTGAAGGGGTATTGAATGGATACAAGGAGGGATATAAGGAATTAGATGTAAAAAAGTTAGAACATGTGAAGGAATTTAAACAGTATGATAACACTCCTGATGCAAATGacgaaatttataaaattgacGGAATTGACCGAATTACACAAAAGCCAAATGAGTCTAATGTCCATCTTAAATGTGAAATTGAACTACAGGAAGGTCATTCAAAAAATTACGAATTAAAAGAAGTGGAGGTAACAATGAGTAATCAGTTATGCGACATGCAAGATGATGCAGACGCATTGAAAGATACTCATTCGGTGAAAAACCAACTAAATGGCGAAGAAAGTTGTGAGTTGTCGGTTGAAGAGGGGGTAGATATGAACAAGTCAGGTAAAGAGGGGGAAAACGTTGAGGAGGCAGCTAATCCATATGAAAGTGAACCAAATAAAAAGGAGTCAATTATCAATGAATTGAATTGTAGCAAatctaaaaataatattaacattgTCGATAAACCAAGCAATATTGAGCCTGAAAATGTTGAATCGGGAGGGAATAAGTTACGTGCGGATATTCCGAGTGGAGTTGACTTGAATGAAGTGGATGAAAACGAACCACGTGCAGTAGATCAGAACGAATCGAGTGAAGGAGATCAAAATGAATCCATTGAGACAGATTTAAACGAATCGAGTGAAGGAAATCAAAATGAATCTATTGAGACAGATTTAAACGAATCGAGTGAAGGAAATCAAAATGAATCTATTGAGACAGATGCAAACGAATCGAGTGAAGGAGATCAAAATGAATCCATTGAGACAGATGCAAACGAATCCAGTGAAGTAGATCAAAATGAATCAATTGAGACAGATGCAAACGAATCCAGTGAAGTAGATCAAAATGAATCCATTGAGACAGATGCAAACGAATCCAGTGAAGTAGATCAAAATGAATCAATTGAGACAGATGCAAACGAATCCAGTGAAGTAGATCAAAATGGATCCATTGAGACAGATGCAAACGAATCGAGTGAAACGGATGAAGGCAAGTTGAGCAACGGACGCAAAGGTGAGCAAAGTGAAGATGATAAATATGAACATGAAAACTTCACGCGGGAAAAATACGAACACTCTGAAGGGTCATACGAAGATGTGGACTACAGAGAAAAAGCGCAATTTCTTgacataaagaaaaaaaaggctGAAGTAGAAAAAATAGACATAAAATATTCTCCCACCTTAGAAGATAACACATCTGTTTTAGTAAAGGAATCATATTATAGCGAAATAGATGATgagtatattattaaattattaaaatataataaagaaaataatgataaagcAAATTACAATAGAGAATTATTAAAGAATATACTAGGATGTagtaaaaaatgtacacTTGAAAATCATACAGAAGAAAAAAGGGTATTTATTAAGAAAGtaagaaaattatgtaatttaataaaaaagaaaaaattgaatgataaatataaaaaaatactagaaaaaaaaaatttttttaaatgtggCAAGTTACAGAgagcatataaaatatttctcacagtaatattttccatagaaaaagaaattaaagaaTTGAGAAAAGAACTAAATGGAATgcgtaattttatatttataaattcagggattgaatattatttaaatgaaaacaatatatccttttttagAAAAAGTAGGGCTTATAGGAATATCCTGAACAACCACCTTATCGAGCGTAGTAAATTTGGTGGTTATTTTTGCACTAACAATGACGTTATTAATGGAGATATAAATGGAGGTATAAATGGAGATATAGATGGAGATATAAATGGAGATATAAATGGAGATATAAATGGAAATAGTAATTGTAATTATAATCGTAGTTATGCTAACAGTGATGGAAATAGCGACAGCAACATCAGCATAGttagcaatttttttttaaaaagcaaTTTTCCGAGTAagggaaaaagaaagaaaaaatatatttcatatatacctttagaaaattataaaatattatttctatgTTTAAAAGACATATTTGAAGAAAAGAATGTAGAAGACAAACTAAAACGCATTTCATACTACATTGAAATAGACGACTATATACCTACATATTGCAAAAGATTTTATgataaattcaaaataaaagagaaatatttatataatatacaaacattatttaattcttGTGTACCATCTGTTGAATGCGTAAACATGATAATATCTTGtcttaattataattattccaaaatttataaaaagaaatcaaTTTTCAAATATGAACTAAACAGTCTATACTTATCTACCCTACCGTCGGTATATTGTTGTtatgtacaaataataaaacatatagaattcttaaaattaaaagaaacaagtcagaaaataattaaaaataataagatcTTTGAgaatttattaaatcatCTTTCATCTTATATATTAGATGagtcttattttattattccctTTTTTACATCCTatggaaaatttttaataataattaaaacagacaaaaattataatacagAAACTACAatggaaattttaaaaaacaaaagttcATTCACCTATGATGTAATCATTAACAGTTTTGTATATCCTAATGATACATGTTTTCAAgcaattattcatttttcacatgtttttataaacaccttaaggaatttttttaaaacccGAAATTCGGATGACAATATTCCTGAAATAACTTTTGCAAATATTCCTCATATTGAGAAGCAGCAACTTATATATCATGTAATGAATCTATGCAGAACGAAAGTGCAAAAGACTATGTAGCAGTGAAACATGCACTgattaatttgtttaaaaaaaaaaaaatataataaaataaaataaaatttgaaaaaaatatgcatctTTAACCTGAAAGGGGAATGTTGTGCACGCGCGTGTATATgcttatgtacatgtatatatgtgtatatacgcctttgttttgtttatatataacgtTATATACCTATTTTTGGTTGTTCTACATTGTCTTATTTCCGCCATTTCAcgattattactattatcatTACTATTGTTACTGCAGCCGCTACTGTTATTGCtgttattcttattattttattatttttttttttttttcctcttttacGTCATGTAGGAAATAGAATCTAGCAAGAACAGAAATGAGATTACTGTTAATGTTATTTTCTTGATAGAGTCCTTCTTCAAGTAAGATTATTTACGTATTTACCTTCACCAGTGAAGGGACTATTTGtgatattcataaaaaaaaaaaaaatttttccctttttttttgtttttttttttttagcaaCACAAAGAAAATGAAGGTACCTATGGAATTTAATCAAGGGTTGAGATTTTTATATGTTGTTAGACTGCTTGAGCTCTATAacggaaaaaattaaaatatagaaaGAATGCGagtaattagaaaaatacatttaatgcGCGAAATAGTTgaaagaaaagaatgaaaacttttggtttaaaaattttttaaattaaaaatagttcTTATCCAcagtttccttttttttctttttttttttattttttattttctatattattaaaatatttcgtGAAATGTTTGCATTATAAATAAccataagaataaaatttgaaaGCATGaatagaaattattttttgtaacaaAAAATTCGGATAGCGCATCAACTCTAAGAGCTCTAATTTGTAttgcccttttttttttttcttcgaAAGATATATAACTTGCAAGTATATAAATGATCACTATACAGAGGAAATGAGTAATAAATTTGGTATAAATTGTGTATAAATGAGTTTTACATAAGTGAGATAAGTTTTAGTTatgaactatatatataattaatacagTACACAGATGAACATTCCTTAACATGTTAGGGAAATGCTCAAAAGGCAAGGATAACATAATTAGTGTTCCGATGAACaatgataaatattcattaaaatcagtgaaatatatacatgtttataaatatgcatgtatatataaacggGTGGTGAAATCATGAAATGCGAATGGGCAATGGGTTTATTATATCACAAAACAAACGGATAATATTTAACAgaataactaaaaaaattgttgACTAAAAGAATATGTTCTTGATACaaaagtatatacatatgtttatatatatacatatgtatgctAAGCACATGGTACATGGAAATGCTgctttacaaaaaaaaaaaaaaaaaaaaaaaaaagaattgcaTGCTCCACCCTGCACTTTTCcatttaaacataaatacTATGCgccatttaaaaatatacaacatgtgaatatataatgaatatacatGAGTATACATGCAAacatacatgtgtatgtgcacatgtgcatatgtatgcGCATTGCTAGTTTGGAAAATTAAAGGTGGCGTATATGGGGAAGTGGTCGCTAGGGTGATGAATATACGTAGTATTGTAAGGTATGAAACCTAAGAAagatttaatataaaatataggtTTATACTCATGTTGTATTGCCGTTTGCGGTACAATAACTTTTACTTTTGAATCATTTGaaactaaaatataatcTAGTGTGTGGTTATGTTTATAGGTGTAATCGCTTTCCATGTGTCTACaataatcatttaaaaatgaatcgTAAGTTGTTTCTAACGAATCTTTTGTAACCGAACAATTTAAGCAATCATTTGATAAGACtttatctaaaaaaaatttatccaTATTATATCTAATATTAAGATCAcctacaaaaaataaaggttcattttctttaatatagtTACTAGGTATACCCTTATACAACCAAGT is part of the Plasmodium malariae genome assembly, chromosome: 14 genome and encodes:
- the PmUG01_14072700 gene encoding conserved Plasmodium protein, unknown function, with the translated sequence MKSSPLKKLKLGEGEYKIVNEYEQNRRVEKVGIKEYKEKRDVESHSSRYNWLYDKINGLCKNLNVFKKNGQRERRKEREVGAVGVVDTEVDVYANVDVDIHMDVEQEEKRKIKRKGIKRSYDDYSKVNKREKEKISTEAKTYRQSFEHLSLLQSLLCIHKFYSRDVNGKCATIPVKDKEYERRDINANNNKDVDRYDDRNSSMYGIKAQSKEQKWWENDRKKYKEKEFIEEKFKVKENNLTYNNIHCDNIQYGNFEDIFVDLVNEKCGFFYIFNIVFFTNLKNYYYFVDIVNILNYMGNNKSAVHSDEKNKDILIYEQVALYIEKFYNIFMYEKSKRSISFLPNQFYDKIKCTKFVSSIQNNSYYYDLEEIKKKLEFLKNEKSYEEILFMSMYECNKRIYCQLSKIPELFQDISEISKYNKNNYEQSEIVNSEYSDQRLNGLCKKKTFSLYSENHFAASLTYDDLKNGGNDSSANDNSAKDNRVNDTRDNDNSASDNRDNDNSASDNRDNDNSAIDSAPCRVPLKNGRSSMHSLDSGKFHFGRNQLSKHSAKLFGQQVVGKRKSIVSNGVPNNNNSNITGGNLSNEKGLYIKNFLINLFKPSNTRGSEDNQKTVICSGNENGIMNFVEKKGFPEHTLRKDISFYSKDRSGMNRNVKKDMNNPMNNPMNNPMNNPVNNPMNNPMNNPMNNPMNNPMNNPVNNPVNNPVNNPVNKARDSHATEAGVLPPCVEKAKEENGQPTDLSETKLCECPLEENSKEEKLNSGHELTRFENNDALVNINIALVESTINGLANKIIENDKQVSNELIKLKSEKDDQGEQVNEENNFSISNDNTNDRLITDRPSGNDYLLNKSEEIYQNYCKDEWEKKCTNKMEEEQKFVVGDEPWEKLGGKLVEKLGEVLSNEYEEPFESNSGGKSMDNYEGICDASLVDRSVVYNSAECKKVEIIDLKKVEEEYRESILEKKDDSSEGVLNGYKEGYKELDVKKLEHVKEFKQYDNTPDANDEIYKIDGIDRITQKPNESNVHLKCEIELQEGHSKNYELKEVEVTMSNQLCDMQDDADALKDTHSVKNQLNGEESCELSVEEGVDMNKSGKEGENVEEAANPYESEPNKKESIINELNCSKSKNNINIVDKPSNIEPENVESGGNKLRADIPSGVDLNEVDENEPRAVDQNESSEGDQNESIETDLNESSEGNQNESIETDLNESSEGNQNESIETDANESSEGDQNESIETDANESSEVDQNESIETDANESSEVDQNESIETDANESSEVDQNESIETDANESSEVDQNGSIETDANESSETDEGKLSNGRKGEQSEDDKYEHENFTREKYEHSEGSYEDVDYREKAQFLDIKKKKAEVEKIDIKYSPTLEDNTSVLVKESYYSEIDDEYIIKLLKYNKENNDKANYNRELLKNILGCSKKCTLENHTEEKRVFIKKVRKLCNLIKKKKLNDKYKKILEKKNFFKCGKLQRAYKIFLTVIFSIEKEIKELRKELNGMRNFIFINSGIEYYLNENNISFFRKSRAYRNILNNHLIERSKFGGYFCTNNDVINGDINGGINGDIDGDINGDINGDINGNSNCNYNRSYANSDGNSDSNISIVSNFFLKSNFPSKGKRKKKYISYIPLENYKILFLCLKDIFEEKNVEDKLKRISYYIEIDDYIPTYCKRFYDKFKIKEKYLYNIQTLFNSCVPSVECVNMIISCLNYNYSKIYKKKSIFKYELNSLYLSTLPSVYCCYVQIIKHIEFLKLKETSQKIIKNNKIFENLLNHLSSYILDESYFIIPFFTSYGKFLIIIKTDKNYNTETTMEILKNKSSFTYDVIINSFVYPNDTCFQAIIHFSHVFINTLRNFFKTRNSDDNIPEITFANIPHIEKQQLIYHEIESSKNRNEITVNVIFLIESFFNNTKKMKVPMEFNQGLRFLYVVRLLELYNGKN